The following nucleotide sequence is from Roseivirga sp. BDSF3-8.
AATATATCAGCAGCACTTTACATCATCCAAAGAATGAATAGCTATGTGATTGCTGATCTAAAGCCACAAAATGTAATGATCACATTAAACGGAAAGGTATCAATAATCGATTGTGACTCTATTCAAATATCCAGTAATAACAATTTATTATTTCCTGCCCGAGTAGCCACTCCGGATTACATGCCACCCGAAAGCACAAAAATTGACTTGCAGAATGAAAGCATACCTTCATACTGGGATTTCTTTTCTATGGCTGTAATGTATTATCAGGTCTTTCTGGGAATTCACCCATACACAGCTTCATTTACAGGTAAATATGAAAACTCTAACACGATCCAGTCTAAAATTAGCGAGGGCCTATTCGTTCACGGAAGGCAAAAGAGTTTTATAAACACTTTGCCGCCACCCCATAACAATTATGAGTATTTACCCCCAAGCTTAAAGCACTTGTTTATCAGAGCTTTCGAATACGGCCATGTAAATCCTACAAGCAGACCTGATACAGAAGAATGGGGAAAGACTCTGTACGCGGAAGTTGAACAGAATAGCATTAAAGGAATGAAGCCAATACCTACGCATACTGGTAGGATACACATAGAAACTTCTGTTAGCAATCCTGCACCTGCTCCTGTTCCTCATCCAAAAAAGGTTAAAAAGTACTTATTTATAGCATTGTTATATCAACTGATTGGAAGAGGAATATACTACCTTGATTATAAGAATAAAACGCCAAATAAAAAAAGAATATATTTTAGGCTATTTATAGCAGCCATATTGGGCATATTCCTCATCCCATTCGACATCCCACTCATAAGTTTTATTGGGGATTTAGCCGCTTTTATAGGGTTAATTACAACCTATTTAATCGGAATAATTGAAACTATATCATTATATGTCAATCAACTAAACAACAAATATTAACATCATGAAACAAACAAACCAACACAACTTCCTCGAATCTGAAGAGTTTTACTTAAGCGCTGATGATAATAATGAAAGCGGGGGTACCGTAGTCCAGGAATCGACTGTGAAGCCTCCGAAAACAACCAACCCTAGACCCTGGGACTCAGAAGGCCCACAAGCCAGGAGTGGCGATACCGGTGAAAACCATCCGGAAGAACCTCCTGTAGAAACCTCCAAGGAAGAGGAGCCGAAACCTTTTAAGCCGGAAGGTTCACCTCCATATGGCAACTGAGGCAAGGTAATTCACCATCAATGACTTACTCATGAATTAGTTTAGTTTTCTCAGGCAATAGGTTAAATTGGAAAAACAATCAACCTATTGCCTGTAATGCCTACTTCAATACGAATGCTCATAAAGATTTGGTTCATCCTATGCTTTCATTCCGGGCTATACTCTCCAGTAGTGGCAAGTAGCGCTACGGTTGATAGTCTACAAGCTGAACTTTCCAAAAACCTATCCACTACAGAGCGGATAAATGTATTGAACGACCTGGCCTATGAACTGTCTGACAGTTTGCCGGATGAAGCCTTTAGTTATGCAGAGGAAGCACTAACCTTATCAGAAGATATAAATAATGATAGTACAGCAGCCACAGCCCTGGTAAGAATGGGAACAATCAAAGAATATACCGGAGATAATGTGGTAGCAGCCGACTACCTGGAGCGGGCCCTGCAGTTAGAGACTGACCTGGACCATGAGTACGGTATCGCCCGGGCTTCTGCATTTTTGTGTAAAGTATACAATAACCTGGGCATGACAGCCGAGGCTATTTCTGCATGTGAAGAAAGCATTAGAGTATTTAAATCATTACATAAGTATCAATATGTAAGTGGGAGCTACCAGGACTTATTTAATGTATACAAACAAAGCGGTGACTTGCAAAAAGCCCTGGAAACACTTAATCAAAAACTGGGCATCGACTCACTGCATGGTATAAGTGAAAGCATGCTGGGCACTATGGAGTCTTTTGGTCAGATATATAGAAGGATGGGTAGCTACGATGTGGCATTATCAAATTACTACAGCGCACTTCAGGCCTGGTTGAATAAGGGTGACAGCTCAAAAATAGGCGGGATATATGTAAATATTGGTAATATTTACTACGACCTCAACAAACAGGACTCAGCCACTTATTACTTTCTACTCTCTTTATCAATAAAACAAAAGCACAACCCGCCTCACACTTTTGCAGAAAACTATAATAACCTGGCAGCAGTGTATAACAGGCAACTTCAGTTTGACTCCGCTGACTACTACTACCGTAAAAGTATAGCCATAAATACAGAAACGGGAAATGCCGACGAACTGGCAAGAACTTACTATAACCTGGGCAACAACTTTAAAGACCAGGAGCAGTACGACTCGGCCAAAGTCTATTATAGAAGGGCTGAGAAACTAACGCCTAGCACTATTCTGCTAATGGACACCTACTATAATCTGTATGAAGTGTATTTTGAGTTTGGCCAGTATGACAGTGCCAACCTATACCACAATAGACACATAGCCGTACGCGATAGCCTGGACCACATAGCCCGCGAGGCCGTACGCCTCAGGGATAACTACGAAAGAGAAAAACTAAGATCCGCTTCTATGCAGGCTGACTTACTGCGAAGTGAGAACGAGAACCTAAATAAGAGCATGACAGTAACAATACTCATCATCAGCCTGCTCCTGCTGGCGGTGATTTTTTTTGCCGTACTAAAATACTATCAGCAACGTAAAAGAGCGCAGATAGCCGCTAAGGATGCCGAAATAAATAAGCAGAAGGTAGACCAGCTACTAAAAACAGTAGAGAACAAAGAAATGTCTGCCATACTACGCGGCCAGGAGACAGAACGTAAGCGTATCGCACAGGACCTGCACGACCGCCTCGGCAGTATGCTGGCCATGGTGAAGATCCACTTTAAAACCGTGGAAGATAACCTGGAAACCATCAAGGAAGAGAACAAAAGACAGTATCAAAAGGCCAATTCACTACTGGATGAAGCCTGCGAAGAGGTACGGAAAATCTCCCATGACATGGCCTCGGGCGTATTGCAAAAGTTTGGCCTTACCACAGCACTAAACAATCTGAAGGGTTCAGTAAATGAAACGGGCCAGTTAAAGATCAACCTGCTCACCTTTGGAATGGAAGACGAAAGGCTGGACTACCGGAAGGAAATTAACATCTACCGGATCATACAGGAGCTGCTGAGCAATACACTTAAGCATGCGCATGCAAAGGAGATGACCATCCAGCTTATACGCAAAGACCAAAACCTCAATATACTGGTAGAAGATGACGGGACAGGCTTTAACCCCGGAAAAATGAAACCAGAGGGAATGGGGCTTAAAAACATACAAACGCGAGTCGAAAGCCTGAACGGCACCCTTGAAATAGACAGCGGAAAAGGATCAGGCACCACTACTACCATTGACATACCCTTAGACCAATAGATAATGAAAAAGATAAATGTACTCATAGCAGATGACCACCAGATAGTGCTTGATGGCCTTACCTTGCTTCTGCAGAATGAAGAAGATATACATATAGTAGATGTGGTGGCAGATGGTAGCCTGGCACTGAAGGTGATGGAATATGAAAAAGTAGATGTAGCCGTCATCGATATCAGCATGCCCGGACTGGATGGTGTGGAAACCACAAAGGCTATAAAAGAAAAATACCCGGAGACCGCAGTACTCATTCTGACCATGCATAATGAGGGCGGTTACATTACAGAACTAATAAAAACAGGTGCTTCCGGATATATACTCAAAAACAGAGGGAAGGAAGAGCTGGTGGATGCGATACATAAAGTGGCAGCCGGGGGGCAGTTTTTCAGTGAGTCTGTCACGCAAACCCTTATAGCCGACATTAAAAATGGGGAGGCTGCGAAAAAAAAGAACAACATGATCCAGCTGACCCGCCGTGAAAAAGAGGTACTGAAGCATATATCCAGGGGGCTTACCTCTCCCCAGATAGCAGAAGTGCTGTTTATAGCCCCAAGCACGGTAGAGACCCATCGCCGTAACCTGATAGATAAAATAGGTGTGCCTAACTCAAAGGGACTGGTTCGCTACGCCATCAAAAATGGCTATAGCGATTAATAAATAACATAAGACCATAGAATCAACCTTAATACATATAATATGAATCGTGCACTATTAGTAGGCATAGACCACTACAAAACATCTCCGCTAAACGGATGCATCAATGATGCCAGAAGCATGAGTGAAGCCTTATGCAGAAATGATGATGAGAGCCTGAACTTCAGCTGTATGCTTATGACATCCGATAAGGATAAGATAAGCAGGCATGCCCTTCTTTCTAAAATAGATAAGCTCTTCTCTGCCGAAGCAGACCTGGCACTGCTGTACTTCTCAGGGCATGGCTATGATGATAAGCTGGGGGGACTACTGGTAACCCAGGAGGCACAGCAGCACGCAGACGGCGTTCACCTGGATGATGTACTTACCATTGCTAACAGGGCCGATCGCATCAAGCAGATATTCATTATACTGGACTGCTGCCACTCCGGCCATATGGGCAACCCGCCTATGAGCAATGGCTACTCGGCTTACCTTAGAAAGAATATTTCAATTCTGACCTCCAGCCAGGGAGATGAGCTTTCTATGGAGGTAAATGGCCATGGCCTGTTCACCAGTTCTATACTTAATGGCCTTACCGGCGGGGCTGCCGATGTGCTGGGTAGGGTGACGGCGGCAAGCTTATATAGCTATGTGGACAGCATGCTGGGACCTTGGGAACAGCGCCCGGTTTTTAAGTCGCATGTAAACAAAATGATTTCCATCCGGAAGTGCAAGCCTATGGTATCTTTCGCGCTTATGAGAAAGATCACCT
It contains:
- a CDS encoding tetratricopeptide repeat protein, with the translated sequence MPTSIRMLIKIWFILCFHSGLYSPVVASSATVDSLQAELSKNLSTTERINVLNDLAYELSDSLPDEAFSYAEEALTLSEDINNDSTAATALVRMGTIKEYTGDNVVAADYLERALQLETDLDHEYGIARASAFLCKVYNNLGMTAEAISACEESIRVFKSLHKYQYVSGSYQDLFNVYKQSGDLQKALETLNQKLGIDSLHGISESMLGTMESFGQIYRRMGSYDVALSNYYSALQAWLNKGDSSKIGGIYVNIGNIYYDLNKQDSATYYFLLSLSIKQKHNPPHTFAENYNNLAAVYNRQLQFDSADYYYRKSIAINTETGNADELARTYYNLGNNFKDQEQYDSAKVYYRRAEKLTPSTILLMDTYYNLYEVYFEFGQYDSANLYHNRHIAVRDSLDHIAREAVRLRDNYEREKLRSASMQADLLRSENENLNKSMTVTILIISLLLLAVIFFAVLKYYQQRKRAQIAAKDAEINKQKVDQLLKTVENKEMSAILRGQETERKRIAQDLHDRLGSMLAMVKIHFKTVEDNLETIKEENKRQYQKANSLLDEACEEVRKISHDMASGVLQKFGLTTALNNLKGSVNETGQLKINLLTFGMEDERLDYRKEINIYRIIQELLSNTLKHAHAKEMTIQLIRKDQNLNILVEDDGTGFNPGKMKPEGMGLKNIQTRVESLNGTLEIDSGKGSGTTTTIDIPLDQ
- a CDS encoding response regulator — its product is MKKINVLIADDHQIVLDGLTLLLQNEEDIHIVDVVADGSLALKVMEYEKVDVAVIDISMPGLDGVETTKAIKEKYPETAVLILTMHNEGGYITELIKTGASGYILKNRGKEELVDAIHKVAAGGQFFSESVTQTLIADIKNGEAAKKKNNMIQLTRREKEVLKHISRGLTSPQIAEVLFIAPSTVETHRRNLIDKIGVPNSKGLVRYAIKNGYSD
- a CDS encoding caspase domain-containing protein; this translates as MNRALLVGIDHYKTSPLNGCINDARSMSEALCRNDDESLNFSCMLMTSDKDKISRHALLSKIDKLFSAEADLALLYFSGHGYDDKLGGLLVTQEAQQHADGVHLDDVLTIANRADRIKQIFIILDCCHSGHMGNPPMSNGYSAYLRKNISILTSSQGDELSMEVNGHGLFTSSILNGLTGGAADVLGRVTAASLYSYVDSMLGPWEQRPVFKSHVNKMISIRKCKPMVSFALMRKITSFFPVKDHYFPLDPSYEPTADPKNPENEGIFAKLQKYVQAGLVRPVGEEHMYFAAMNSKGCELTPQGRMYWEMVKRDRL